One Nicotiana sylvestris chromosome 12, ASM39365v2, whole genome shotgun sequence genomic window carries:
- the LOC104247755 gene encoding protein ZW2-like gives MPAGSFRRSYDDNLFGGFLEGWLIRQEQFLDELLVAQDTFDEETQEGAIRDLISRVLAHYQEYYEEKSRMSHRNVFHVFSPTWFTPLERTFLWITGFKPGLAFTLVTDSVNDLSENQVQRINRLRYETKVEEKSLTDELAKIQESVAAPPLIEMARRVGMQLLHTDGINIEITDGDENIETLKSAMENVVTDADRLRTRTAERVVGLLSPLQSLRFLTAAAQLQLRLRMMGMQREAERQQNEASNGW, from the exons ATGCCAGCTGGGTCCTTTAGAAGAAGTTATGATGATAATTTATTTGGGGGTTTTTTAGAAGGTTGGTTAATTAGGCAAGAACAATTTTTAGATGAACTACTTGTAGCACAGGACACTTTTGATGAAGAAACACAAGAGGGTGCTATTAGAGATCTTATTTCACGAGTTTTAGCTCATTATCAAGAATACTATGAAGAAAAATCAAGAATGTCTCATAGAAATGTTTTTCACGTCTTCTCACCTACTTGGTTTACTCCACTTGAGAGGACTTTCCTTTGGATTACTGGGTTCAAACCAGGGTTAGCTTTTACCCTGGTTACCGATTCGGTTAATGATTTGAGTGAAAATCAAGTCCAGAGAATCAACAGGCTGAGATACGAGACCAAG GTCGAAGAAAAATCTCTGACGGATGAGTTGGCAAAAATTCAAGAGAGCGTGGCGGCACCACCGTTGATTGAAATGGCACGGCGAGTAGGAATGCAACTTCTACACACTGACGGCATAAATATTGAAATCACAGATGGGGATGAAAACATAGAGACATTGAAGTCAGCCATGGAAAATGTGGTGACAGATGCTGATAGATTGAGGACAAGAACAGCTGAAAGAGTGGTAGGATTACTGAGTCCTTTGCAAAGTCTGAGGTTTTTAACAGCTGCAGCTCAGCTTCAGTTAAGGCTGAGGATGATGGGAATGCAAAGAGAAGCTGAGAGGCAGCAGAATGAAGCTTCAAATGGCTGGTAG
- the LOC104247754 gene encoding acyl-coenzyme A oxidase 4, peroxisomal isoform X2, whose product MQKEAKSSYFDMPALDVSVAFPQATPASNFPKSSDYYQFDDLLTPEEQAVRMKVRECMEKEVAPVMTKYWEKAEFPFEVIPKLGALHIAGGTIKGYGCPGFSITGSAVSAAEVARVDASCSTFILVHSSLAMLTIGLCGSEMQKQKYLPSLAELNSIACWGLTEPDNGSDASALGTTARKVEGGWILEGQKRWIGNATFADILVIFARNTSTNQINGFIVKKDAPGLQATKIENKIGLRMVQNGDILLKKVFVPDEDRLPGVNSFQDTNKVLAVSRVMVAWQPIGITMGVYDMCHRYLKERKQFGAPLAAFQINQQKLVQMLGNIQAMILVGWRLCKLYESGKMTPGHASLGKSWITLRARETVSLGRELLGGNGILAEFLVAKAFCDLEPIYTYEGTYDINTLVTGREITGLASFKPAPLRQKSRL is encoded by the exons ATGCAGAAAGAGGCAAAAAGCTCCTATTTTGATATGCCAGCATTGGATGTTTCTGTTGCATTTCCTCAAGCAACTCCAGCCTCCAACTTTCCTAAAT CTTCAGACTATTATCAGTTTGACGATCTGTTGACTCCTGAGGAGCAAGCCGTCAGAATGAAAGTGCGGGAATGCATGGAGAAAGAGGTTGCTCCTGTAATGACGAAG TACTGGGAGAAGGCAGAGTTTCCTTTTGAAGTCATTCCGAAGCTTGGCGCTTTGCACATTGCTGGCGGCACTATCAAG GGGTATGGTTGTCCAGGTTTCTCAATAACTGGAAGTGCCGTTTCTGCAGCAGAAGTTGCGCGAGTTGATGCAAGCTGCTCTACATTCATTTTGGTGCATTCATCTTTAGCAATGCTCACCATTG GGCTATGTGGGTCCGAAATGCAAAAGCAGAAGTACTTGCCGTCATTGGCTGAACTTAACTCTATAGCTTGTTGG GGGCTAACTGAGCCGGACAATGGAAGTGATGCAAGTGCTTTAGGGACAACTGCCAGAAAG GTTGAAGGAGGTTGGATCCTTGAAGGGCAAAAGCGTTGGATAGGAAATGCAACTTTTGCAGATATACTGGTTATTTTTGCTAGAAATACATCGACAAACCAGATAAACGG TTTCATAGTAAAGAAGGATGCTCCAGGATTGCAAGCTactaaaatagaaaacaaaattGGACTACGGATGGTTCAAAATGGAGACATTCTCTTAAAGAAAGTTTTTGTCCCTGATGAGGATAGACTACCTGGTGTCAATTCTTTCCAGGATACGAACAAG GTGCTTGCTGTATCACGTGTCATGGTTGCATGGCAGCCTATTGGCATTACAATGGGTGTTTATGATATGTGTCACAG GTACTTGAAGGAGAGGAAGCAGTTTGGAGCTCCATTGGCCGCTTTCCAGATCAACCAACAGAAATTGGTTCAGATGTTGGGCAACATTCAGGCAATGATTCTTGTCGGTTGGCGGCTTTGCAAGCTATATGAGAGTGGTAAAATGACTCCTGGCCATGCAAGCTTGGGGAAA TCATGGATTACTTTGAGGGCCAGAGAGACAGTTTCTCTTGGACGGGAATTACTAGGTGGCAATGGAATCTTGGCTGAGTTTTTAGTTGCAAAG GCATTTTGCGATTTGGAGCCCATCTACACATATGAAGGTACTTACGATATCAACACGTTGGTAACAGGCAGAGAAATTACTGGTCTTGCCAGTTTCAAGCCTGCACCATTGAGGCAAAAGAGTCGCCTGTAA
- the LOC104247754 gene encoding acyl-coenzyme A oxidase 4, peroxisomal isoform X1, with amino-acid sequence MQKEAKSSYFDMPALDVSVAFPQATPASNFPKCTSDYYQFDDLLTPEEQAVRMKVRECMEKEVAPVMTKYWEKAEFPFEVIPKLGALHIAGGTIKGYGCPGFSITGSAVSAAEVARVDASCSTFILVHSSLAMLTIGLCGSEMQKQKYLPSLAELNSIACWGLTEPDNGSDASALGTTARKVEGGWILEGQKRWIGNATFADILVIFARNTSTNQINGFIVKKDAPGLQATKIENKIGLRMVQNGDILLKKVFVPDEDRLPGVNSFQDTNKVLAVSRVMVAWQPIGITMGVYDMCHRYLKERKQFGAPLAAFQINQQKLVQMLGNIQAMILVGWRLCKLYESGKMTPGHASLGKSWITLRARETVSLGRELLGGNGILAEFLVAKAFCDLEPIYTYEGTYDINTLVTGREITGLASFKPAPLRQKSRL; translated from the exons ATGCAGAAAGAGGCAAAAAGCTCCTATTTTGATATGCCAGCATTGGATGTTTCTGTTGCATTTCCTCAAGCAACTCCAGCCTCCAACTTTCCTAAATGCA CTTCAGACTATTATCAGTTTGACGATCTGTTGACTCCTGAGGAGCAAGCCGTCAGAATGAAAGTGCGGGAATGCATGGAGAAAGAGGTTGCTCCTGTAATGACGAAG TACTGGGAGAAGGCAGAGTTTCCTTTTGAAGTCATTCCGAAGCTTGGCGCTTTGCACATTGCTGGCGGCACTATCAAG GGGTATGGTTGTCCAGGTTTCTCAATAACTGGAAGTGCCGTTTCTGCAGCAGAAGTTGCGCGAGTTGATGCAAGCTGCTCTACATTCATTTTGGTGCATTCATCTTTAGCAATGCTCACCATTG GGCTATGTGGGTCCGAAATGCAAAAGCAGAAGTACTTGCCGTCATTGGCTGAACTTAACTCTATAGCTTGTTGG GGGCTAACTGAGCCGGACAATGGAAGTGATGCAAGTGCTTTAGGGACAACTGCCAGAAAG GTTGAAGGAGGTTGGATCCTTGAAGGGCAAAAGCGTTGGATAGGAAATGCAACTTTTGCAGATATACTGGTTATTTTTGCTAGAAATACATCGACAAACCAGATAAACGG TTTCATAGTAAAGAAGGATGCTCCAGGATTGCAAGCTactaaaatagaaaacaaaattGGACTACGGATGGTTCAAAATGGAGACATTCTCTTAAAGAAAGTTTTTGTCCCTGATGAGGATAGACTACCTGGTGTCAATTCTTTCCAGGATACGAACAAG GTGCTTGCTGTATCACGTGTCATGGTTGCATGGCAGCCTATTGGCATTACAATGGGTGTTTATGATATGTGTCACAG GTACTTGAAGGAGAGGAAGCAGTTTGGAGCTCCATTGGCCGCTTTCCAGATCAACCAACAGAAATTGGTTCAGATGTTGGGCAACATTCAGGCAATGATTCTTGTCGGTTGGCGGCTTTGCAAGCTATATGAGAGTGGTAAAATGACTCCTGGCCATGCAAGCTTGGGGAAA TCATGGATTACTTTGAGGGCCAGAGAGACAGTTTCTCTTGGACGGGAATTACTAGGTGGCAATGGAATCTTGGCTGAGTTTTTAGTTGCAAAG GCATTTTGCGATTTGGAGCCCATCTACACATATGAAGGTACTTACGATATCAACACGTTGGTAACAGGCAGAGAAATTACTGGTCTTGCCAGTTTCAAGCCTGCACCATTGAGGCAAAAGAGTCGCCTGTAA